In a single window of the Geotrypetes seraphini chromosome 11, aGeoSer1.1, whole genome shotgun sequence genome:
- the GDF5 gene encoding growth/differentiation factor 5 codes for MNLLGLRHVLLWHFACFCLDLVPVALSLSDAGHSRPGAVLGLLKAEGKKSLLPRPGTSRVENHGQGSDSSKSRLKGAISRTAAHQNKSEEPPKLLGRARSPDGKLVHPLNRQPSARTVTPTVQDMSSKASTRRVLENIDSSGYKTAGTPRGTTETSQRPLVTPHEYMLSLYHTLSHAEKKGLNGSMKMEAELANTITSFLDKGQDDLSPFSRKQKYTFDISTLEKDGLLGAELRILRKRSLDSWKNLPSGKSYQLKLYSCPITRQSSILIDTRTISAVDTPKWEVFDIWKVSKHFRNFDQLCFELEASEKGKSIDPRSMGFNRTGRQTNEKALLLVFGRTKKRDLFFNEIKARSGQDDKTVYEYLFNQRRKRRAPLSARQGKRPNKNPKARCSKKPLHVNFKDLGWDDWIIAPLEYEAYHCEGLCEFPLRSHLEPTNHAVIQTLMNSMDPEFTPPTCCVPTKLTPISILYIDSANNVVYKQYEDMVVESCGCR; via the exons atgaacctgcTGGGGCTTCGCCATGTCCTGCTTTGGCATTTTGCTTGCTTCTGTCTGGATCTAGTTCCTGTAGCACTGAGCCTTTCTGACGCAGGTCACAGCCGGCCAGGAGCTGTGCTTGGATTATTAAaggcagaaggaaagaagagccTTTTGCCAAGACCAGGAACCTCTAGGGTTGAAAACCATGGGCAAGGGTCTGACTCTTCCAAATCTAGGCTCAAAGGGGCCATATCTCGGACTGCAGCCCATCAGAATAAAAGTGAGGAGCCCCCCAAATTGCTGGGTAGAGCAAGGAGCCCAGATGGTAAGCTGGTGCACCCTCTAAATAGGCAGCCTTCAGCGAGGACCGTCACTCCAACAGTGCAGGACATGAGTAGCAAAGCCTCAACTAGGAGAGTCCTTGAGAACATCGATTCCAGCGGGTACAAAACCGCTGGCACCCCGAGGGGCACTACAGAGACATCTCAGCGACCGTTAGTCACCCCACATGAGTACATGCTGTCCCTGTATCACACACTGTCCCATGCTGAGAAGAAAGGCTTGAATGGAAGTATGAAGATGGAGGCTGAGCTGGCTAATACCATAACTAGCTTCTTAGATAAAGGTCAAG ATGACCTTTCTCCATTTAGCAGAAAGCAGAAATACACTTTTGATATCAGCACTTTGGAAAAGGATGGTTTACTGGGAGCTGAACTGCGAATTCTCAGGAAAAGGTCCCTGGACTCATGGAAGAATCTCCCTTCTGGGAAGTCCTACCAGCTAAAGCTGTACAGCTGCCCCATTACCAGGCAGTCTTCGATCCTCATTGACACTCGCACCATCAGTGCAGTAGACACTCCAAAGTGGGAAGTGTTTGACATCTGGAAAGTTTCCAAACATTTTAGAAACTTTGATCAGTTGTGTTTTGAACTGGAAGCATCAGAGAAGGGGAAATCCATTGACCCAAGAAGCATGGGGTTTAACAGAACAGGACGGCAAACCAACGAAAAGGCACTTCTCCTGGTTTTTGGCAGGACTAAGAAACGGGACCTGTTCTTTAATGAAATCAAAGCCAGATCCGGGCAGGATGATAAAACTGTTTATGAATATTTATTTAATCAAAGAAGGAAGAGGAGGGCTCCTCTTTCAGCTCGGCAAGGGAAGAGACCTAACAAGAATCCAAAAGCAAGATGCAGCAAGAAACCTCTTCACGTTAACTTCAAGGACTTGGGTTGGGATGACTGGATCATTGCTCCTTTGGAGTATGAGGCTTATCACTGTGAAGGGCTTTGTGAATTTCCTCTTAGGTCTCATCTGGAGCCCACCAACCATGCAGTTATCCAAACGCTGATGAATTCCATGGACCCGGAGTTTACTCCCCCAACTTGCTGTGTCCCAACAAAACTGACTCCCATCAGCATTCTCTACATTGACTCTGCCAATAATGTGGTCTACAAACAATATGAAGATATGGTGGTGGAATCATGTGGCTGCAGGTAG